A genomic segment from Anaerolineales bacterium encodes:
- a CDS encoding protein-L-isoaspartate(D-aspartate) O-methyltransferase, with translation MGRRLSTLIRVWAGLQLLLVGCAPETRTPSALIESDQTPGVEDEGVDALATDESAGYAAARERMVREGIIALGVEDEAAIEAMGIVPRHEFVPDEYLELAYANHPLPIGYGQTISQPYIVALMTQELKVSEGDRVLEIGTGSGYQAAVLAQMGITVYSIEIIGPLTEAAAQRLDELGYTDVHVRHDDGYFGWEEEAPFDAVIVTAAPDHVPQPLLDQLKIGGVLVIPVGPVGGYQELWRIVRVGETEYQSVSLGGVRFVPLTRDVREE, from the coding sequence ATGGGGAGAAGACTGTCCACTTTGATCCGTGTATGGGCCGGATTGCAGCTTCTGCTGGTGGGATGCGCCCCGGAAACCCGGACGCCATCAGCGCTAATCGAGAGCGACCAGACGCCGGGTGTTGAAGACGAAGGTGTCGACGCGCTTGCGACGGACGAGTCGGCTGGCTATGCGGCAGCGCGTGAAAGGATGGTCCGAGAGGGCATCATTGCACTGGGAGTCGAAGATGAAGCCGCAATCGAGGCGATGGGGATCGTACCGCGGCACGAATTCGTTCCCGACGAGTACCTCGAATTGGCGTACGCCAATCATCCGCTGCCCATCGGATACGGCCAGACGATCTCGCAGCCTTACATCGTCGCCTTGATGACCCAGGAATTGAAGGTAAGCGAGGGGGATCGCGTGCTGGAAATCGGGACCGGATCGGGGTATCAGGCGGCTGTGCTGGCACAAATGGGGATAACCGTGTATTCGATTGAAATCATCGGTCCCCTCACCGAAGCAGCAGCACAGCGGCTGGACGAGCTTGGATATACCGACGTACACGTGCGCCACGACGACGGTTATTTTGGCTGGGAAGAAGAAGCACCGTTCGATGCCGTCATCGTCACCGCAGCCCCGGATCACGTACCACAACCGTTGCTCGACCAACTCAAGATCGGCGGTGTCCTGGTAATCCCTGTCGGCCCGGTCGGCGGGTATCAAGAATTGTGGCGCATCGTCCGGGTTGGTGAGACGGAGTATCAATCTGTGAGTCTCGGCGGGGTGCGTTTCGTGCCGCTAACGCGCGATGTGCGGGAAGAGTAG